From a single Desulfosalsimonas propionicica genomic region:
- a CDS encoding N-acyl homoserine lactonase family protein, which translates to MALYKIHPLKVAEITAPLGVLAMMGDMQTYVTAPVFVFYLEGGSRKILVDAGVAAPGSDGFVHGFPVSGGGEKGIRQALETVGTAPEEIDILVLTHLHFDHCAAVHLFENARIMVQKKEWETAFNPVPVARAVYEQPLFAGLEKMDLVIVDGERQIAEGVSTMLLPGHSQGMQGLSIQTAKGRAVLAGDLAYCNYNINPQLSESADLAGNTFALPPRPDLPFAPPGIHIDLSQWFESMWKTVSQAQSRDLVIPGHEPSLVGQVLG; encoded by the coding sequence ATGGCTTTATACAAAATTCATCCCCTGAAAGTCGCAGAAATCACCGCTCCTCTGGGAGTACTGGCTATGATGGGCGACATGCAAACCTATGTGACCGCACCGGTTTTCGTGTTTTACCTCGAGGGCGGCAGCCGGAAGATTCTGGTGGATGCAGGGGTTGCCGCACCCGGCAGCGATGGCTTCGTTCATGGATTCCCGGTCAGCGGCGGCGGTGAAAAAGGCATCCGGCAGGCCCTTGAAACCGTGGGTACCGCACCTGAGGAAATCGACATCCTGGTGCTCACACACCTGCATTTTGATCATTGCGCAGCCGTTCATCTGTTTGAAAACGCCCGGATCATGGTGCAGAAAAAAGAATGGGAGACAGCCTTCAACCCGGTACCCGTTGCCAGAGCCGTTTATGAGCAGCCGCTTTTTGCCGGGTTGGAAAAAATGGACCTGGTGATCGTCGATGGGGAGCGGCAAATCGCAGAAGGTGTGTCCACGATGCTTTTGCCCGGCCACAGTCAGGGCATGCAGGGGCTTTCCATTCAAACCGCAAAGGGAAGGGCCGTGCTTGCAGGAGACCTGGCTTACTGTAATTATAATATCAACCCGCAGCTCTCCGAATCCGCGGACCTTGCGGGCAATACATTCGCGCTTCCGCCCCGACCGGATTTGCCTTTTGCCCCGCCGGGCATTCATATTGATTTGAGTCAATGGTTTGAAAGCATGTGGAAAACCGTTTCTCAAGCCCAAAGCCGGGATCTGGTAATCCCCGGTCACGAGCCTTCCCTTGTGGGGCAGGTCTTGGGTTAG
- a CDS encoding 4-hydroxyphenylacetate 3-hydroxylase family protein, which translates to MRTKQEYIDGLKKMRRNLYFNGGKIDRDDEVQVSALNVMGMTFDEAASPEGKDLCTATSHLTGETINRFCHVHQSPADLHKKQDMTRYLCKKVGGCIQRCMGVDAINAINAVSFEADKLNSGNTEYHQNFLKWLENFQKNDLVGCCAQTDMKGERLKRPADQADPDMYLHVKEKTKEGIVVKGCKLHISEASIADEILVVPTRALGPNEKDYAVAFAVPADHEGLYQVIHPHNSRPRETYQRGFDGGYTDSYLLFEDTFIPWDRVFLCGENDHGGICALLFALFHRHSYSGCKPALGDVLLGLAATAAEYNGIEKTSHVREMFSEIIKVTELGYAAGYTASDFGKPEVYIPGMGRAPYGPGSYIPDSIYANVGRCLTGEAVFHEQEMLCNIAGGFPSTFPYESDITNPELKPILEKYLKRNPNISVDDQIKFWLYFIENTCTGAAGTMNYGNYHGGGSPIMEQIAITSQYDIKERKRLVKELAGIKVK; encoded by the coding sequence ATGAGAACCAAGCAGGAGTATATCGACGGCCTCAAAAAGATGCGGCGCAACCTGTATTTCAATGGCGGCAAAATCGACCGCGACGATGAAGTTCAGGTGAGTGCCTTAAATGTTATGGGCATGACGTTTGATGAAGCCGCCAGCCCCGAGGGAAAAGATCTTTGCACCGCCACCTCCCATCTCACCGGAGAGACCATCAACCGGTTCTGCCACGTTCACCAGTCCCCTGCGGATCTGCATAAAAAGCAGGACATGACCCGGTATTTGTGCAAAAAGGTCGGCGGCTGCATCCAGCGCTGCATGGGCGTGGATGCCATCAACGCCATTAACGCGGTTTCCTTTGAGGCCGACAAGCTCAACAGCGGCAACACCGAGTACCATCAAAACTTTTTAAAATGGCTGGAAAATTTTCAGAAAAACGACCTGGTGGGCTGCTGCGCCCAGACCGACATGAAAGGCGAGCGTTTAAAGCGCCCGGCCGATCAGGCCGATCCGGACATGTACCTGCACGTCAAGGAGAAAACAAAGGAAGGCATTGTTGTCAAGGGCTGCAAGCTGCACATCTCCGAGGCCTCCATTGCCGATGAAATCCTTGTGGTACCCACCCGGGCCCTGGGGCCCAATGAAAAGGACTATGCCGTGGCCTTTGCCGTCCCGGCGGATCACGAGGGCCTTTACCAGGTAATTCACCCGCACAATTCCAGGCCGCGGGAAACCTACCAAAGAGGTTTTGACGGCGGATACACCGACTCCTACCTGTTGTTTGAAGACACCTTTATTCCCTGGGATCGGGTGTTTCTGTGCGGGGAAAACGATCACGGCGGCATCTGCGCGCTTTTGTTTGCCCTGTTTCACCGTCACAGCTATTCGGGCTGCAAGCCGGCCCTGGGAGATGTTTTGCTGGGCCTGGCCGCCACGGCCGCGGAATACAACGGCATTGAGAAAACCTCCCATGTGCGGGAAATGTTTTCCGAGATCATCAAAGTCACCGAGCTGGGCTATGCAGCCGGCTACACCGCCTCTGATTTTGGCAAACCCGAGGTCTATATCCCGGGCATGGGCCGGGCCCCCTACGGGCCGGGCAGCTACATTCCCGATTCCATCTATGCCAACGTGGGCCGCTGCCTGACCGGGGAAGCCGTGTTTCACGAGCAGGAAATGCTGTGCAACATCGCCGGCGGATTTCCGTCCACGTTTCCGTATGAAAGCGATATCACCAACCCGGAACTAAAGCCGATTCTGGAAAAATACCTCAAGCGCAATCCCAATATATCCGTGGACGACCAGATCAAGTTCTGGCTGTATTTCATTGAAAACACCTGCACCGGAGCAGCCGGCACCATGAACTACGGCAACTACCACGGCGGCGGATCCCCCATCATGGAGCAGATCGCCATCACCTCCCAGTATGACATCAAGGAACGCAAGCGCCTTGTAAAGGAACTGGCGGGAATCAAGGTAAAATAA
- a CDS encoding outer membrane beta-barrel protein, with product MKENSGVHRFLLTFLLFLVLPCIAAAQSDKSLSYWLGSGYEVPEVRTGALTIVPEIKLGMDCSNNCSIDALSGKNASDLTIVMTPEMTIRSRGPAHFLGVDIGFKSDILTTRSAEPNINSHISINGRMALPGQSFLTGRINVRRMHEENGGAESLRVGIGTVLPLNLDGAIELWGGHMDRERKDLNDISGLCCGMSIDWKATPLTCFEARAETSVEETAMAGSPGKGVFDARARVDHKVLENLLAGVNVQYKNNDYKGIDITDQYLDFGPRLTYFWDRKISVEASHTYRQKDSNVAKRRYTENKFDLAINGKF from the coding sequence ATGAAAGAAAATTCCGGCGTGCACCGGTTTTTACTCACGTTCCTGCTTTTTCTCGTCCTGCCCTGCATTGCCGCGGCGCAAAGCGACAAGTCCCTGAGTTACTGGCTGGGATCCGGCTATGAGGTGCCGGAAGTCCGAACCGGCGCCCTCACCATTGTCCCCGAAATCAAACTTGGCATGGACTGCAGTAATAACTGCTCAATTGACGCCCTGTCCGGCAAAAACGCCTCGGACCTGACAATTGTCATGACACCGGAGATGACCATCCGTTCCCGAGGGCCTGCGCACTTTCTGGGCGTTGATATCGGCTTTAAGAGCGATATATTGACCACCCGATCCGCTGAGCCAAATATAAACAGCCATATTTCCATAAACGGGAGAATGGCGCTGCCGGGACAATCTTTTTTAACCGGCCGCATCAATGTCCGCCGCATGCACGAAGAAAACGGCGGGGCTGAATCCCTGCGCGTCGGCATTGGAACTGTTTTGCCCCTGAACCTGGATGGTGCAATCGAACTATGGGGCGGGCACATGGACCGGGAACGCAAGGATCTCAACGACATTAGCGGATTGTGCTGCGGCATGTCCATTGATTGGAAGGCCACACCGCTGACCTGCTTTGAGGCCAGGGCCGAAACTTCTGTTGAAGAAACCGCCATGGCGGGCTCGCCGGGCAAGGGGGTATTTGACGCCCGGGCGCGGGTGGATCACAAAGTGTTGGAAAACCTTTTGGCGGGTGTCAATGTCCAATACAAAAACAATGACTACAAAGGCATTGATATAACGGATCAATACCTGGATTTTGGCCCCAGGCTCACCTATTTCTGGGACCGCAAAATCAGCGTGGAAGCCAGTCACACATACAGGCAAAAAGACAGTAACGTGGCAAAAAGGCGATACACGGAAAATAAATTCGACCTGGCCATAAACGGAAAATTTTAA
- a CDS encoding DUF72 domain-containing protein — translation MTETSPQLFIGTSGWNYKAWKADFFAGVVQKKWLEHYTKYFNAVEVNATFYRLLQENIISSWKTRTPDDFFFAIKGSRYTTHTKRLKDPLQAVQKQKNNVLPLQHKIPAVLWQLPASFSMDIDRLRGFADALQSWKEVRHALEFRDSSWFVPEVASLLEDRGLGVCISDAADWPRWDAVSTDMVYVRLHGRTQTYQSAYSEDELAQWARKVKAWRHEGRTVHVYFDNTDGPAAPQNALRFKEILDSGAL, via the coding sequence TTGACGGAAACAAGCCCTCAGCTGTTTATCGGCACCAGCGGCTGGAACTACAAGGCATGGAAGGCGGATTTTTTCGCCGGGGTTGTACAGAAAAAATGGCTTGAGCACTACACAAAATATTTTAACGCAGTGGAGGTCAATGCCACGTTTTACCGGCTGCTGCAGGAAAATATCATCAGCAGCTGGAAAACGCGGACCCCGGATGATTTTTTCTTTGCCATCAAAGGCAGCCGGTACACCACGCATACCAAGCGGTTAAAAGATCCTTTGCAGGCGGTGCAGAAACAGAAAAACAACGTGTTGCCACTGCAGCACAAAATCCCGGCAGTGCTCTGGCAGCTGCCGGCTTCGTTTTCCATGGACATAGACCGGTTAAGGGGTTTTGCCGATGCCCTGCAATCCTGGAAAGAAGTCCGCCATGCGCTGGAATTTCGCGATTCTTCATGGTTTGTGCCGGAGGTGGCCTCGCTTTTGGAAGACCGCGGCCTGGGCGTATGCATTTCCGATGCCGCTGACTGGCCCCGCTGGGATGCGGTGAGCACGGACATGGTTTATGTGCGTCTCCACGGCCGCACCCAGACCTATCAGTCCGCCTACAGTGAGGATGAACTCGCCCAATGGGCCCGGAAGGTGAAAGCATGGCGACATGAAGGCAGAACCGTGCATGTCTATTTTGACAACACCGACGGCCCGGCTGCACCCCAAAATGCCCTTCGCTTCAAAGAAATCCTTGATTCCGGCGCTTTGTGA
- a CDS encoding cob(I)yrinic acid a,c-diamide adenosyltransferase, producing MKIANVQVFTGDGKGKTTSAIGLAIQAAGANLKVFILQFVKKGNYSEIKALKRFSDLIEVEQFGLGRFTNEMPEPEDIKAGNQGLKRAREIIISDRYDLVILDEANVAIKLGVIEEHEIVDLMINKPSRLKLLITGRYASKNIISLAESVTEFTARRHYMEAGVHARMGIEF from the coding sequence ATGAAAATTGCTAACGTGCAAGTGTTTACGGGCGACGGGAAAGGAAAGACCACTTCAGCGATAGGCTTGGCAATCCAGGCTGCCGGGGCTAACTTGAAAGTGTTCATCCTGCAATTCGTCAAAAAGGGAAATTACAGCGAAATCAAAGCCCTGAAGAGGTTTTCCGACTTGATCGAGGTCGAGCAGTTCGGCCTGGGCCGATTTACAAATGAAATGCCTGAACCTGAAGATATTAAGGCTGGTAACCAGGGGTTGAAACGGGCTCGGGAAATCATTATCTCTGATCGGTACGATCTCGTGATTCTGGACGAGGCTAACGTGGCGATTAAATTAGGCGTGATAGAGGAACATGAAATTGTCGACTTGATGATTAACAAACCGTCCCGTCTCAAGCTACTGATTACCGGTCGGTATGCCTCAAAAAATATCATCAGTCTTGCTGAAAGCGTTACAGAGTTCACGGCCCGACGACATTATATGGAAGCAGGCGTTCATGCGAGAATGGGGATCGAATTTTAA
- a CDS encoding NAD-dependent succinate-semialdehyde dehydrogenase has product MIESPLLENLTGYISGRWTDNEHGNTYDVYNPAKGEVVAQVASMSEGEVNAAVDAAKSALRLTSPYSIATRRKWLEDIRDTLRNNKEEMGRILCMEHGKPLKEARGEVDYAASFFDYYSKHIQLLDSHTIPEKPKDCTWTIHYRPIGVVGLITPWNFPIAMIAKKLSAALAAGCPSVIKPASETPLTMIALFSLMDKHVDLSDGMVNLVMGKASVIGKVLCKNPDVPMLSFTGSTEVGRKLIVDTAEQVKKLSLELGGNAPFIVFDDADLDAAADNLIANKFRGGGQTCVCANRIFVHEEVADVFCEKLTGRVNTMTVGDGMNEDVDIGPLVNKQGFDKVKRHLQDALEKGASLMAGKLPDELGEGLFFPPTVVKGVSREMCCYQEETFGPLVPIVLFGTEEEVIEAGNDTEFGLASYVFTADAERARRVTAGLRFGHVGWNTGTGPTSEAPFGGMKSSGIGREGGIEGLLEFVEAQTVPRGF; this is encoded by the coding sequence ATGATCGAGTCCCCCCTGTTGGAAAACCTGACTGGCTATATCAGTGGTCGCTGGACTGATAATGAGCATGGCAACACTTACGATGTTTACAACCCCGCCAAAGGAGAAGTGGTGGCTCAGGTTGCGTCCATGTCAGAGGGTGAAGTAAACGCCGCTGTAGATGCCGCTAAATCCGCGCTTCGGCTGACCAGTCCCTATAGTATTGCAACCCGTCGTAAATGGCTGGAAGACATCCGGGACACCCTCAGGAATAACAAGGAAGAGATGGGCCGAATCCTCTGCATGGAGCATGGCAAACCACTCAAAGAAGCCCGGGGTGAGGTGGATTATGCAGCGAGTTTTTTTGATTACTATTCCAAACACATCCAGCTGCTGGATTCCCACACTATCCCCGAGAAGCCCAAGGACTGCACTTGGACTATACATTATCGTCCCATCGGTGTGGTTGGGCTGATCACGCCCTGGAACTTTCCGATTGCCATGATTGCCAAGAAGCTATCCGCGGCATTGGCAGCTGGCTGTCCCTCTGTCATCAAGCCGGCCAGTGAAACACCACTGACCATGATTGCGCTGTTTAGCCTAATGGATAAGCATGTGGATTTGTCAGATGGCATGGTTAACCTGGTGATGGGCAAGGCCAGTGTGATCGGCAAGGTGCTGTGTAAAAATCCCGATGTTCCGATGCTCAGCTTCACCGGTTCCACAGAAGTGGGGCGGAAGCTGATTGTTGATACCGCCGAACAGGTGAAGAAACTGTCCCTGGAACTGGGTGGCAACGCACCGTTCATCGTTTTTGACGATGCGGACCTGGATGCTGCCGCCGATAACCTCATTGCCAACAAGTTCCGAGGCGGCGGTCAGACCTGTGTATGTGCCAACCGGATCTTTGTCCACGAGGAAGTGGCGGACGTATTCTGCGAGAAACTGACCGGGCGTGTCAACACGATGACCGTTGGCGATGGTATGAATGAAGACGTTGACATTGGTCCGCTGGTAAACAAGCAGGGCTTCGATAAAGTAAAACGTCATCTGCAAGATGCTCTTGAAAAAGGCGCCAGTTTGATGGCAGGCAAACTGCCGGATGAATTGGGTGAGGGGCTTTTCTTCCCGCCAACCGTGGTGAAGGGTGTGAGCAGGGAGATGTGCTGTTACCAGGAAGAGACTTTCGGCCCGCTGGTTCCCATCGTGCTGTTTGGTACCGAAGAGGAAGTGATTGAGGCAGGCAATGACACTGAGTTTGGTTTGGCCTCTTACGTGTTTACCGCCGACGCAGAACGTGCCCGGCGCGTAACGGCTGGCCTGCGCTTCGGGCACGTTGGCTGGAATACCGGCACTGGTCCGACATCGGAAGCACCGTTTGGTGGCATGAAGTCCTCTGGTATCGGCCGTGAAGGTGGTATAGAAGGCCTTTTGGAGTTCGTCGAAGCACAGACAGTGCCTCGTGGGTTTTAA